Proteins encoded together in one Salarchaeum sp. JOR-1 window:
- a CDS encoding ABC transporter permease, with amino-acid sequence MSLLSDFFDWLFGGIAAVLGKAASPRTIRNLKSELSRSLLAKLGVALLAVIVLAAVFAPFIAPNNPTAQHLNQTHLPPLGFSAEQTQTTSKVVNGTVTIVKETVYVSADATYPLGTNSLGQGMFSRMLYGARVSLLVGLLGSGIAAFVGVAVGLSAGYYGGKVDDALMRGADVMLAFPSLVLAVALVGLFGKQGVPVPDPFVALGLAPGMPESFKIPGTVILVVALVNWVWFARVARGEALTLVDQEYVKAARSVGASNFRILRSHVLPNAITPILVLATIQVAAIILLESSLSFLGFSGTTLSWGFDISQGRQYLATSWWISTVPGIAIVLSVIGINLIGDWLRDALDPGIEGEGGV; translated from the coding sequence ATGAGTCTCCTCAGTGATTTCTTCGACTGGCTGTTCGGCGGTATCGCCGCGGTGCTCGGAAAGGCCGCGTCGCCGCGGACGATTCGAAACCTCAAATCCGAGCTATCGCGGAGTCTGCTCGCGAAACTCGGCGTGGCGTTGCTCGCCGTCATCGTGCTGGCGGCGGTGTTCGCGCCGTTCATCGCACCGAACAACCCGACCGCACAGCACTTGAACCAGACGCACCTGCCGCCGCTCGGGTTCAGCGCGGAGCAGACGCAGACGACGTCTAAGGTCGTGAATGGCACGGTGACTATCGTCAAGGAAACCGTGTACGTGAGTGCGGACGCGACGTACCCGCTCGGCACGAACTCGCTCGGGCAAGGAATGTTCTCGCGAATGCTGTACGGGGCGCGCGTGAGCCTGCTCGTCGGCCTGCTCGGTTCCGGTATCGCGGCGTTCGTCGGCGTGGCGGTCGGACTGTCGGCGGGCTACTACGGCGGGAAGGTCGACGACGCGCTAATGCGGGGGGCGGACGTGATGCTCGCGTTCCCGTCGCTCGTGCTCGCGGTGGCGCTCGTCGGTCTGTTCGGAAAGCAAGGCGTTCCGGTGCCGGACCCGTTCGTCGCGCTCGGACTCGCGCCCGGGATGCCGGAGTCGTTCAAGATTCCGGGGACCGTTATTCTCGTGGTCGCGCTCGTGAACTGGGTGTGGTTCGCGCGGGTGGCTCGCGGCGAAGCCCTCACGCTCGTCGACCAGGAGTACGTGAAAGCGGCGCGCAGCGTCGGGGCGAGCAACTTCCGCATCCTGCGGTCGCACGTCCTTCCGAACGCCATCACGCCGATTCTCGTGCTGGCGACGATTCAGGTCGCGGCCATCATCCTCCTCGAATCCTCGCTGTCCTTCCTCGGGTTCTCCGGCACCACGCTCTCGTGGGGCTTCGACATCTCGCAGGGACGCCAGTACCTCGCAACCTCGTGGTGGATTTCGACCGTTCCGGGTATCGCCATCGTGCTGTCCGTCATCGGCATCAACCTCATCGGGGACTGGCTCCGGGACGCCCTCGACCCCGGTATCGAGGGGGAGGGGGGTGTCTGA
- a CDS encoding ABC transporter ATP-binding protein, translating into MTDVLRVEGLSTRFFTEKGQVNAVEDVSFTIESGEVFGVVGESGSGKSVTALSIVDLVENPGKVTDGEIWYRHPDLAERAREEYDDETVDGEYVDLLQLPERERRALRGPDFGMIFQDPMSSLNPSVTVGEQIAEAVEVQRRAEANPRATRSRTQGYGLGSLFADALLPTKSYVSEEARSRAIELLDLVGIPDPEERYDEHPHQFSGGMLQRAMVAQALAGEPDVLIADEPTTALDVTIQAQILDLLKDLQEERGMSVLLITHNLGVIARMADRVGVMYAGEIAERGTLADVFEEHVHPYTAGLLGSIPDLDDPAPRLNPIEGNVPSLLDSEMGSGCYFADRCPKAMEECLEKPPEFACESGTGEHAAKCYLADHEYDETTALPDDYFTGDSDE; encoded by the coding sequence ATGACGGACGTGCTTCGCGTCGAGGGACTCTCGACCCGGTTCTTCACGGAGAAGGGCCAGGTGAACGCCGTCGAGGACGTGAGCTTCACCATCGAGAGCGGGGAAGTGTTCGGGGTCGTCGGGGAGTCCGGGAGCGGGAAGTCCGTCACCGCGCTCTCCATCGTCGACCTCGTCGAGAACCCCGGAAAGGTGACGGACGGCGAAATCTGGTATCGGCATCCCGACCTCGCCGAGCGCGCACGCGAGGAGTACGACGACGAGACGGTGGACGGCGAGTACGTCGATCTCCTCCAGTTGCCGGAGCGAGAGCGCCGCGCGCTGCGTGGGCCGGACTTCGGGATGATATTCCAGGATCCGATGAGCAGCCTCAATCCCTCCGTGACGGTCGGCGAGCAGATAGCGGAGGCGGTGGAGGTGCAGCGTCGCGCGGAGGCGAACCCGCGCGCCACTCGGTCGCGCACGCAGGGCTACGGACTGGGGTCGCTGTTCGCGGACGCGCTGTTGCCGACGAAGAGCTACGTGTCCGAGGAGGCGCGGTCGCGCGCAATCGAACTCCTCGACCTCGTGGGGATTCCGGATCCGGAGGAGCGCTACGACGAACACCCCCACCAGTTCAGCGGCGGGATGCTGCAGCGCGCGATGGTCGCGCAGGCGCTCGCCGGCGAGCCGGACGTGCTCATCGCGGACGAGCCGACGACCGCGCTGGACGTGACGATTCAGGCGCAAATCCTCGACCTATTGAAGGATTTACAGGAGGAGCGCGGGATGAGCGTGTTGCTCATCACGCACAACCTCGGCGTCATCGCGCGGATGGCCGATCGCGTCGGCGTGATGTACGCGGGAGAGATCGCGGAACGCGGAACGCTCGCGGACGTGTTCGAAGAGCACGTCCACCCGTACACGGCGGGCTTGCTGGGGAGTATTCCAGACCTGGACGACCCCGCGCCGCGGTTGAACCCCATCGAGGGGAACGTCCCGAGCCTCCTCGATTCGGAGATGGGGAGCGGGTGTTACTTCGCAGACCGGTGTCCGAAGGCGATGGAGGAGTGCCTCGAAAAGCCGCCGGAGTTCGCGTGCGAGAGCGGAACCGGCGAGCACGCGGCGAAGTGCTACCTCGCGGACCACGAGTACGACGAGACGACTGCGCTCCCGGACGACTACTTCACGGGTGATAGCGATGAGTGA
- a CDS encoding ABC transporter ATP-binding protein has product MSETLLSVDSLEKYYYERDSLLDTVLRREPNAVQAVDGVSFDVTEGETLGLVGESGCGKSTTGETVLRLREPTGGTVEFDGTDVSDLSGEALKEFRRRAGIVFQDPFASLDPRMTVGQIVREPLDVHGVANADERVRDLLERVGLSADQFDRYPHEFSGGQRQRVGIARALALEPDFLVLDEPVSALDVSVQAQILNLLEDLQDDLGLTYLFIAHDLSVVRHISDRVAVMYLGEIVETGDVDDIFENPRHPYTQALLESVPRADTRESEREVRTLSGDVPSPRDPPSGCRFRTRCPHVIPPDDLDIEQEAFRAVMDVRDRLERGDFSHEDVASADEWTEHVPELSGRSREAMADAFASLAAGDEDAARERLRETFESICETDDPELEGGEQPAACHLDDPATTT; this is encoded by the coding sequence ATGAGTGAGACGTTACTCTCGGTAGACAGTTTGGAGAAGTACTACTACGAGCGGGACAGCCTCCTCGACACCGTGCTGCGGCGGGAGCCGAACGCGGTGCAGGCCGTGGACGGCGTGTCGTTCGACGTGACGGAAGGCGAGACGCTCGGGCTCGTCGGCGAGTCCGGCTGCGGGAAGTCCACGACGGGCGAGACCGTACTCCGACTCCGCGAACCGACGGGCGGCACGGTGGAGTTCGACGGGACGGACGTCAGCGACCTGTCGGGCGAGGCGTTGAAGGAGTTCCGGCGGCGCGCCGGCATCGTCTTCCAGGATCCGTTCGCGAGCCTCGACCCCCGGATGACGGTCGGCCAAATCGTCCGCGAGCCGCTTGACGTACACGGCGTCGCGAACGCGGACGAGCGCGTGCGCGACCTCCTGGAGCGCGTTGGGTTGTCGGCAGACCAGTTCGACCGCTATCCGCACGAGTTCTCGGGCGGGCAGCGCCAGCGCGTCGGCATCGCCCGCGCGCTCGCCCTCGAACCCGACTTCCTCGTACTGGACGAGCCGGTGTCGGCGCTCGACGTGAGCGTGCAGGCGCAGATCCTGAACCTCCTCGAAGACCTCCAGGACGACCTCGGGCTGACGTACCTGTTCATCGCGCACGACCTCTCCGTGGTGCGTCACATCAGCGACCGCGTCGCCGTGATGTACCTCGGGGAGATCGTGGAGACGGGGGACGTGGACGACATCTTCGAGAACCCGCGGCATCCGTACACGCAAGCGTTGCTGGAGAGCGTGCCGCGCGCAGACACCCGGGAGTCCGAGCGCGAGGTGCGGACGCTGAGCGGGGACGTGCCGTCGCCCCGCGACCCGCCGTCCGGGTGTCGGTTCCGCACGCGGTGTCCGCACGTCATTCCGCCGGACGACCTCGACATCGAGCAGGAGGCGTTCCGGGCGGTGATGGACGTGCGCGACCGCCTGGAGCGCGGGGACTTCAGCCACGAAGACGTGGCGTCCGCAGACGAGTGGACCGAGCACGTCCCGGAGTTGTCCGGGCGCTCGCGCGAAGCGATGGCGGACGCGTTCGCGTCGCTGGCGGCGGGAGACGAAGACGCGGCGCGTGAGCGGTTGCGGGAGACGTTCGAGTCGATCTGTGAGACGGACGACCCCGAACTCGAGGGCGGCGAGCAGCCCGCGGCCTGCCACCTGGACGACCCCGCAACCACTACGTAG
- a CDS encoding HPP family protein: MTLLARDVMTADVETVDADDEVADVLGKLSRRKFNGFPVLEDGELVGVVTQRDFVDLFEPSDRTLWIPVGLPPFLETVEYAIDLSWDELDAELDLAAAAGKAVREVMTRDVETVSPDASIDDVLDILASDDPNVNRVPVLDDGDIVGIITREDVVRALRDERASKP, encoded by the coding sequence ATGACACTGCTCGCGCGTGACGTGATGACGGCAGACGTCGAGACCGTCGATGCGGACGACGAGGTCGCGGACGTCCTCGGGAAGCTCTCTCGACGCAAGTTCAACGGGTTCCCCGTGCTGGAGGACGGCGAGCTCGTTGGCGTGGTGACGCAGCGGGACTTCGTAGATCTGTTCGAGCCGAGCGACCGCACGCTCTGGATTCCGGTCGGCCTCCCGCCGTTTTTGGAGACTGTCGAGTACGCCATCGACCTGTCGTGGGACGAACTCGACGCGGAACTCGATCTGGCGGCGGCCGCCGGGAAGGCCGTCCGGGAGGTGATGACGCGGGACGTGGAAACGGTGTCGCCGGACGCATCCATCGACGACGTGCTCGACATCCTCGCGAGCGACGACCCGAACGTGAACCGCGTGCCCGTGCTGGACGACGGCGACATCGTGGGCATCATCACGCGCGAGGACGTGGTGCGTGCGCTCCGAGACGAGCGCGCATCGAAACCCTGA
- a CDS encoding DMT family transporter, whose protein sequence is MSRYRNLSLFLVLAAAWGAAFMAIKAGLAYFPPVLFAAVRYDVAGVLMCAYAWYATDHPRPESRGEWLLVGVGATFIIAGYHAFLFVGETSPEVSSAAAAVVVSLSPVLTTGFSRGLLPSERLAPAGVLGLLFGLAGVVVLATGGSAALGDVGSGEALVFAAAACFALGSVLTERIDASLPIETMEGWSMLLGALLMHAASLAVGEPLEVRWTWEAVAALAYLSLAASALGFLIYFDLLDRLGPIQINLVSYVAPVFAAITGFLVLGEELDWTTGAGFLVIFAGFCLVKRRAIRDELASWRT, encoded by the coding sequence GTGTCCCGGTATCGGAACCTCTCGTTGTTCCTCGTGCTCGCCGCGGCGTGGGGAGCGGCGTTCATGGCCATCAAGGCGGGGTTGGCGTACTTTCCGCCAGTACTGTTCGCGGCGGTGCGGTACGACGTCGCCGGCGTGTTGATGTGTGCGTACGCGTGGTACGCGACCGACCACCCCCGGCCCGAGAGCCGGGGGGAGTGGCTGCTCGTCGGAGTCGGCGCGACGTTCATCATCGCGGGCTATCACGCGTTCCTGTTCGTGGGGGAGACGAGTCCGGAGGTGTCGAGCGCCGCGGCCGCGGTGGTGGTGAGCCTGAGTCCCGTGCTGACCACGGGGTTCAGTCGCGGCCTCCTGCCGTCGGAGCGCCTCGCGCCCGCGGGCGTGCTCGGACTGCTCTTCGGGCTGGCGGGCGTGGTCGTGCTCGCCACCGGCGGCAGTGCCGCGCTCGGCGACGTCGGGTCGGGGGAGGCGCTAGTGTTCGCGGCGGCCGCGTGCTTCGCGCTCGGGAGCGTGCTCACCGAGCGCATCGACGCGTCGCTCCCCATCGAGACGATGGAGGGCTGGTCGATGCTCCTCGGCGCGCTCCTGATGCACGCCGCGAGCCTCGCCGTCGGCGAACCCCTCGAGGTTCGGTGGACGTGGGAGGCCGTCGCCGCGCTCGCCTACCTCTCGCTCGCCGCGAGCGCCCTCGGGTTCCTCATCTACTTCGACCTCCTCGACCGACTCGGGCCCATCCAGATCAACCTCGTCTCCTACGTCGCCCCCGTCTTCGCCGCCATCACGGGCTTCCTCGTCCTCGGCGAAGAACTGGACTGGACGACCGGCGCGGGCTTCCTCGTCATCTTCGCGGGGTTCTGCCTCGTGAAACGCCGCGCGATACGCGACGAACTCGCGTCCTGGCGGACGTGA
- a CDS encoding transposase produces the protein MNLNIPTLGNPTRSRVGGGQDTFSIVYDKRAATYYRDKVSLATVTGRVECEYDLPDNPEGTPHGEYLLNDDYSFSTSTVHYDSKADEFYLHAAMERELDVASPEKAEDSRVLGVDCNVDDHIAVTSTGRFVGNADYLNHQRREFEKRRASLQQTGTRSAHLTYQRIGDRFGRWSEDSLHRCSKEIIAEAKRHGCTHIAFEDLEQIRERISDGKKFQQWTFRALQDQVAYKADEHGIVVETVEPSYTSQQCSKCGCTLEENRDGQRFACLDCSYSVNADYNAAKNVARKLALRLQRGQKPLAGGAFCQYALKSGIMTVNATEVASDTPVSAERESTDKPTASAVGS, from the coding sequence GTGAACCTTAATATCCCAACGCTTGGGAATCCCACCCGTTCACGGGTGGGAGGAGGTCAAGATACGTTCAGCATCGTCTACGACAAGCGAGCCGCTACCTACTACCGCGACAAGGTGAGTCTCGCCACTGTCACCGGCAGAGTCGAATGCGAATACGATCTGCCCGACAACCCCGAAGGCACACCACACGGCGAGTACCTGCTGAACGACGACTACTCGTTCAGTACGAGTACTGTCCACTACGACAGCAAAGCCGACGAGTTCTACCTGCACGCCGCGATGGAACGGGAACTCGACGTTGCCAGTCCTGAGAAAGCCGAGGATTCGAGAGTCCTTGGCGTGGACTGCAACGTTGACGACCACATCGCCGTGACCTCAACGGGCAGGTTCGTCGGTAACGCTGACTACCTCAATCATCAACGCCGCGAGTTCGAGAAACGGCGAGCCAGCCTCCAACAGACCGGCACGCGAAGCGCCCACTTGACCTACCAGCGTATCGGTGACAGGTTCGGACGGTGGAGCGAAGACTCCCTCCATCGGTGTTCTAAAGAAATTATTGCAGAGGCCAAACGCCATGGCTGTACGCACATCGCGTTCGAGGATTTGGAGCAGATTCGAGAGCGCATTAGCGACGGCAAGAAATTCCAGCAGTGGACGTTCCGTGCGTTGCAGGACCAAGTCGCGTATAAAGCCGACGAGCACGGCATTGTGGTTGAGACAGTCGAACCGTCCTACACGAGCCAGCAATGCTCGAAGTGTGGCTGTACCCTCGAAGAAAACCGCGACGGGCAACGTTTCGCCTGCTTGGACTGTTCGTACTCGGTGAACGCCGATTACAACGCGGCGAAAAACGTAGCCCGGAAACTGGCGCTGAGACTCCAGCGAGGGCAGAAGCCCCTCGCTGGAGGGGCGTTCTGTCAGTACGCCCTGAAGTCGGGGATAATGACCGTGAACGCTACTGAAGTGGCGTCCGACACGCCTGTGTCGGCAGAACGGGAGTCCACCGACAAGCCCACCGCTTCAGCGGTGGGTAGCTGA
- a CDS encoding RNA-guided endonuclease TnpB family protein, translated as MSNQVVTRTLKASIRNHSQVGGDLDSHGFAASKLWNVGRWTIQRVWNAIDHIPDADELCAYLKSHERYADLHSQSSQRVLQELGEAFVSWYEQDDPDANPPGYRKHGDDHPRSTVTWKNQGFKLDTQYNRVRLSKGTNMKESRYAPDYILCEYTLQIDEQTLDAVETVQTVRAVWTGDEWELHFVCKRRIETADTPGEKTAGIDLGICNTAAVSVGDETLLYPGNALKEDAHYFRQQEYDTDGENGPSDHAEWVRQKKSRRQDHFLHAVSKDIVEQCAARDIGTIAVGHPKNIRNDEDWGRHGNKRLHDWAFETLLSHIEYKAQERGIDVDRVDEADLKTSKTCCECGTEADSNRVERGLYVCENCELVANSDLNAAENMRATVTPSPSQDRSNGCLAQPSVRLFDKSTGQVAPQEQVVP; from the coding sequence ATGTCGAATCAGGTCGTCACTCGGACACTCAAAGCGAGTATCCGTAACCATTCGCAAGTCGGTGGCGACCTCGATTCGCATGGCTTTGCCGCGTCGAAATTGTGGAACGTCGGGCGGTGGACGATTCAACGAGTCTGGAACGCTATCGACCACATTCCAGACGCCGACGAACTCTGTGCGTACCTCAAATCCCACGAACGCTATGCGGATTTGCACTCACAATCCAGTCAACGAGTTCTTCAGGAACTCGGTGAGGCGTTCGTCTCGTGGTACGAACAGGACGACCCGGACGCGAACCCACCCGGCTACCGCAAACACGGCGACGACCACCCACGCTCGACCGTGACGTGGAAAAATCAGGGCTTCAAGCTCGACACCCAGTACAACCGTGTCCGGCTCTCGAAAGGCACGAACATGAAAGAGTCGCGCTACGCCCCAGACTACATCCTCTGTGAGTACACGCTCCAAATAGACGAGCAGACACTCGACGCTGTCGAAACCGTCCAGACGGTGCGTGCTGTCTGGACTGGCGACGAGTGGGAACTCCACTTCGTCTGCAAACGCCGGATCGAGACAGCCGATACTCCTGGTGAGAAAACAGCCGGTATCGACCTCGGCATCTGCAACACGGCGGCTGTCTCTGTCGGTGACGAGACACTGCTGTATCCGGGCAATGCCCTGAAAGAAGACGCCCACTACTTCCGCCAGCAAGAATACGACACGGACGGTGAGAACGGGCCGAGCGATCACGCAGAGTGGGTAAGACAGAAGAAATCCCGGCGACAAGACCATTTCCTGCATGCGGTGTCGAAAGACATCGTCGAGCAATGTGCCGCCCGTGATATTGGGACGATAGCAGTCGGTCATCCAAAGAACATCCGTAACGATGAAGACTGGGGGAGACACGGCAACAAACGTCTCCACGACTGGGCCTTTGAGACGCTTCTCAGTCACATCGAGTACAAAGCCCAAGAGCGCGGTATCGACGTAGACCGTGTGGATGAAGCCGATCTGAAAACATCGAAAACCTGCTGTGAGTGTGGGACAGAAGCTGACTCGAATCGTGTTGAGCGTGGGCTGTACGTCTGTGAGAATTGCGAGTTGGTCGCCAATAGCGACCTGAACGCGGCGGAGAATATGCGAGCGACGGTAACTCCGAGTCCCTCACAGGATAGGAGTAACGGCTGCTTGGCTCAGCCATCGGTACGCCTGTTCGACAAATCCACGGGGCAAGTCGCCCCACAAGAACAGGTCGTTCCGTGA
- a CDS encoding helix-turn-helix domain-containing protein: MAKTEWTQEPPDDTEKRRERRKEFARALAKGGMPGVQVLSYEEATHVLTPKRRQIIETLKQNNVASVSELARSLNRDKGQVSRDLKTLAEHGIIRYDESDRAKAPYLTQRHIVVEPIV; the protein is encoded by the coding sequence ATGGCCAAAACTGAATGGACGCAAGAACCGCCTGACGACACTGAAAAACGACGAGAACGCCGCAAGGAGTTTGCTCGAGCTCTCGCGAAGGGCGGCATGCCTGGCGTCCAGGTACTCAGCTACGAAGAGGCCACCCACGTCCTCACACCGAAACGCCGCCAAATTATCGAGACCCTGAAGCAGAATAACGTCGCCAGCGTCAGCGAACTTGCCCGATCGCTCAACCGCGACAAAGGCCAGGTCAGCCGCGACCTCAAAACCCTTGCCGAGCACGGTATCATCCGCTACGACGAAAGTGACCGCGCAAAGGCACCCTACCTGACTCAGCGCCACATCGTCGTCGAACCCATCGTCTGA
- a CDS encoding RNA-guided endonuclease TnpB family protein, which yields MLDIHHTHQAKICNHSQVVDPLDWHGWSASKLWNVANYHSRQVWEETGEIPDHEELKHELKGHSKYKGLHSQSSQRVLEELAEAFNSWYSSDDDRDNPPGYRKENYYDQQGRRVHEEHPRSTVTWKQNGIKHDTKNNRVRLSKGANHKEYPRAREYILVEYETRPDVEVENLQQVRAVYDQSKERWELHLVCKDEIETPTAPGTETAGIDLGISNFAAVAYSTDEADLYPGNRLKQDGYYFPKEIANCEDSSGERATRLHKKWSERRTHFFHSLAKHIVEQCIEKRVGRINVGDLEGVREDETGESKDWGRHGNLDLHGWAFDRFTDILEYKAKVEGIEVVEVSERDTSKTCCVCGREDESQRVERGLYACEACDAAFNADVNGAENIRLDINDTKSNSESAPSLGGDRSTGWLAQPGVYLYDLSCGFQPQRAVVDCKP from the coding sequence ATGCTGGACATCCACCACACCCATCAAGCGAAAATCTGCAACCACTCACAGGTGGTGGACCCGCTCGACTGGCACGGGTGGAGTGCCAGCAAACTCTGGAACGTCGCTAACTACCACTCCCGCCAAGTCTGGGAGGAAACCGGAGAGATTCCCGACCATGAGGAGCTGAAACACGAGTTGAAAGGCCATTCAAAATACAAGGGACTCCATTCGCAGTCCAGTCAGCGCGTTCTGGAGGAACTCGCTGAAGCCTTCAACTCCTGGTACTCCAGCGACGACGACCGGGATAACCCGCCCGGCTACCGCAAAGAAAATTACTACGACCAACAAGGTCGCCGCGTCCATGAAGAACACCCGCGCTCAACCGTAACGTGGAAGCAAAACGGCATCAAGCACGACACCAAAAACAACCGTGTTCGGCTCTCAAAGGGTGCAAACCACAAGGAATACCCGCGAGCGAGGGAATACATCCTTGTCGAGTACGAGACACGGCCCGATGTCGAGGTTGAGAACCTGCAACAAGTCAGGGCCGTCTACGACCAGTCAAAAGAACGGTGGGAACTGCATCTCGTCTGCAAAGACGAAATCGAGACGCCCACCGCACCCGGCACCGAGACAGCGGGTATCGACCTCGGCATCAGCAACTTCGCCGCTGTCGCCTACAGCACTGACGAAGCAGACTTGTACCCCGGCAACCGACTGAAACAGGACGGCTACTATTTCCCGAAAGAAATCGCCAACTGCGAGGATTCGAGCGGTGAGCGAGCGACTCGCTTACACAAGAAGTGGTCGGAGCGCCGCACCCACTTCTTCCACTCCTTAGCGAAACACATCGTTGAGCAGTGTATCGAGAAGAGGGTTGGTCGGATCAACGTCGGTGACTTGGAGGGGGTCCGCGAGGACGAGACCGGCGAGTCGAAGGACTGGGGGCGGCATGGAAATCTCGACTTGCACGGGTGGGCGTTCGACCGCTTTACCGACATCCTCGAATACAAGGCGAAAGTCGAGGGGATCGAAGTCGTGGAAGTGTCCGAGCGTGACACGAGCAAGACGTGTTGTGTGTGCGGTCGGGAAGACGAGAGTCAACGCGTCGAGCGTGGGTTGTACGCCTGCGAGGCGTGTGACGCGGCGTTCAACGCTGACGTGAACGGGGCGGAAAACATCCGTCTCGACATCAACGACACAAAAAGTAACTCCGAGTCTGCACCCAGTTTGGGTGGGGATAGGAGTACCGGCTGGTTGGCACAGCCCGGAGTCTACCTGTATGACCTCTCTTGCGGATTCCAACCGCAACGAGCGGTGGTAGACTGCAAACCCTAA
- a CDS encoding helix-turn-helix transcriptional regulator yields the protein MTANESSRPEWQNVVSPDTDRCIDPAALAAIDQSASEIFALYTSAHRRAVIRYLAANLDTDETITARELATEVTACLTDTAPENVSGDDRRSVYVGLYQLHLDKLEAANVITRTEEGITTTPTTATVATVLALVETLCNTSKSATPMDGDAA from the coding sequence ATGACAGCGAATGAGTCTAGTCGTCCGGAGTGGCAAAACGTTGTCTCTCCGGATACGGACAGGTGTATTGATCCCGCGGCGCTTGCCGCGATCGACCAGTCGGCCAGTGAGATCTTTGCGCTGTACACGTCAGCGCATCGGCGCGCCGTCATCCGGTATCTCGCCGCGAACCTCGACACGGACGAGACGATTACTGCTCGTGAGTTGGCGACCGAGGTGACGGCGTGTCTCACGGACACGGCGCCGGAGAACGTCTCGGGTGACGACCGCCGGAGCGTGTACGTCGGCCTCTACCAGCTGCATCTCGACAAACTCGAGGCCGCAAACGTCATCACCCGCACCGAAGAGGGCATCACCACAACACCCACGACAGCGACCGTGGCCACCGTGTTGGCCCTCGTCGAAACCCTCTGTAACACCTCAAAGTCCGCAACCCCAATGGACGGTGATGCGGCGTGA
- a CDS encoding GrpB family protein, whose translation MGEQTHSIEHFGSTSVPGLAAKPIIDICPVVPDMATARDCKSAMLDLGYQFNADRENWLAFERFDEGLDQQFNAHFHPVGSTRLERTLVFRDYLRDHPHARDAYATAKRHAAAVHPDDTSAYNDAKDDIAETIITAAREAGYEPEITTSH comes from the coding sequence ATCGGGGAGCAAACCCACTCAATTGAACATTTCGGGAGTACAAGCGTTCCCGGCCTCGCCGCAAAACCCATCATCGACATTTGTCCAGTAGTCCCCGATATGGCTACTGCACGCGACTGTAAGTCGGCAATGCTGGACCTCGGCTATCAGTTTAACGCCGATCGCGAGAACTGGCTCGCCTTTGAACGCTTCGACGAGGGTCTCGACCAACAGTTCAATGCACACTTTCACCCGGTTGGCTCGACACGACTGGAACGGACTCTGGTTTTCCGTGATTATCTCCGTGACCACCCCCACGCGCGAGACGCGTACGCAACAGCCAAGCGGCACGCTGCGGCAGTACATCCCGACGATACTTCTGCCTACAATGATGCGAAAGACGATATTGCAGAAACCATCATCACTGCAGCCCGAGAGGCCGGTTACGAACCAGAAATCACCACTTCCCACTAA